One window of Carassius auratus strain Wakin chromosome 17, ASM336829v1, whole genome shotgun sequence genomic DNA carries:
- the crip1 gene encoding cysteine-rich protein 1 has product MPKCPKCEKEVYFAERVSSLGKDWHRPCLKCEKCNKTLSAGSHAEHDGKPYCNNPCYSALFGPKGFGRGGTESHTFK; this is encoded by the exons ATGCCTAAATGCCCCAAGTGCGAGAAGGAAGTTTACTTTG CTGAGAGAGTGTCGTCACTTGGCAAAGACTGGCATAGACCGTGTCTGAAGTGTGAGAAATGCAACAAGACCCTGTCGGCTGGCTCACATGCAGAG CATGATGGGAAGCCTTATTGTAACAACCCATGCTACTCAGCACTCTTCGGACCCAAAG gttTTGGACGTGGCGGCACTGAGAGCCACACATTCAAATAG